The sequence CGTTATTTCCGAAAAGCATAACAGCCTGTGCACCTGCTTCTTCAATAAGTTCTTTGTAGTATTCTATATAGTCAACATTTGTAAATATATGCTTTGTATCAGGGAAACACTTTTTAAATTCTTTTTCTTCGATAATTTCTCCATAGGGATTGATGTCAAAGTTATCTAGCTCATCTGGATCACATAGGTGATTACCGACTTCGTCATGTGGGTAGCTGAACAATACATACACCTTTTTAAAAGCTTTAGCTATGCCTTTTAAGCATATTGCAAATCTATTTCTACTCATAATAGGATGTATAAGAGCGACCTCATCACAGTTAAATTTATTCTTAACATCATGAGTTATGTCATCAATACTAGCAAAGTTGTTCATAGATTTAGCAACGATGGATTCAGTTAAGCCAACAACATCTCTATCATCAATATTAAAGTTTCCAGCTTCACTTGCTTTTAGTATTGTATCTACAGCAATCTCTACTATATCGTCATTAGCCTTTATGATAGGGCACCTTAAGCCCATAACTTTTGTTCCAACATATCTTTTCATAGTGTTCTCCTTTGGAAATTTCTAATTTTTCTATCTGTTATTAAAACAGGTACTTTCATATCAAATCTGCTTATAATAACTCTATATACATAAAGTTCTTCAAAATTTATAGCAATAATCTTAGTTCTCTTATCAAGTGAGGATAAGAATCTGTCGTAGTATCCGCCACCGTAGCCCATTCTGTATCCTCTGTGATCAAAGGCAACACCAGGGACTATAACCAAGTCAAGTTTGCTTCTATCGAAGTTTTCTTTCATTTCTGGTTCTAATATACCATAAGTTCCCTTCTTAAGTTCATCAAAACTTTTTATTTCTTGCAAAAACAGACTTCTGTCTTCTTTGATTGATATCGGCAAAATGATTCTTTTACCACTTGCAAGGGAAGTTTTAATAAAGTCGTGAGTGTTAACTTCAGTACCAAAGCTTGCAAAGGCCATGATGGTATTAGCATTTTATATTCAACTGTTGACATCAATTTATCAATAATTATCTTTGACTTCTTATGTCTATCTTCTTCTGGAGATATTTTTCTTGTATCTAAGAGCTGAGCTCTCAGTTCTTTCTTGTTCAAAGAAATTCCCCTTTATTTTTAAGTGTTTTGTATTATAATGTATATGTATATTCTACCACAAAATGATTATAAATGACAAGAGGTGTTATTTTTGATAAGATTAGAAAACGTTAGCAAAAGTATGGAGAAGTTCTGCCCTAAGCGATATAAACATTCACATTAAAGCAGGTGAATTTGTTTTTGATAGGACCTTCTGGTGCAGGCAAGTCAACTTTAACAAAATTAATATTAAAAGAAATTAGGCCCACAAGCGGCAAGATATATTTAAACAACGAAGATATAACAGATGTTAGCAATAGAAAGATACCTTATATTAGAAGGTACATAGGAGTTGTATTTCAAGACTTTAGACTATTGCCTAACAAGACTGTATATGAGAACGTAGCTTTTGCTATGGAAATAATTGGCAAGAGACCAAGAGAGATTAGAAGAAGTGTACCAATCATATTAAGCATGGTTGGCTTAAGCGATAAAGCAAAGTCGTATCCACATCAATTATCAGGAGGCGAGTGTCAAAGAACAGCTATTGCTAGAGCCTTAGTTAATAAACCTGATGTTATTATAGCTGACGAGCCTACAGGTAACCTTGACTCTGATACAGCGTGGGAAATTATGAATCTTTTACAAGATATCAATAACAGAGGCACAACAATTGTTATGGCAACTCATGCAAAGAATATCGTTGATGAATTAAAAAAGAGAGTAATCACTTTAAACCATGGAAACGTTGTAAGTGATGTGTATGAAGGTGGGTACTACTGTGAAATTTAGAGAAATGATAAACATAATTAAAGATGGATTTAAGGGTATAATAAGACATTTCAGCATGGCATTCGCGTCAGTTATATCTATTCTTTCTGTGCTTTTAATTCTTGCATCGGTATTGATTATAGTTTTGAGCGTAAATAAACTTGTTGGAGACACAAAAGAAAGGATTAACGAAGTAAAGGTATTTCTGCTTGATGGCGTTGATGATGAGGGCGTTAAAGATCTTGAAGCTAAAATTAAAGACATATCTGGAGTAAAAGAAGTAAAATTTATATCTAAAGAAGAAGGACTAGAAAGCATGTTTAAGGATTGGGAGAATAAAAGCTACTTGTTTGAAGAGTATAAAGAGGACAATCCACTTCCAAATGCTTTTAAAGTTACTGTAACTGATATTGAAAATATTAATGATGTGGCTAAAGCTATTGGCAATTTACCTGGAATAGAAATGGTTAGATACTTATCTGAAGAAGTAGTTAATCTATTGAAGATCTCTAAGTATATGCAAATTGGTGGCTTTGGATTAGTAGTAGCTCTTATATTTATCTCGATATTCTTGATATCAAATACTATAAAGCTATCTATTAATTCAAGAAGAAAAGAGATAGAGATAATGAAGTATGTAGGCGCAACTAATAACTATATTACGGGACCATATGTATTTGAAGGCATATTGATTGGCCTTATAGCTTCTATACTTGCAATGCTGTTCTTAAAGTTTGCGTACACATATTTCTACTCATATCTAAATGGTTCAAGTAGTAATTTGTTTAGAAACGCACTAGTAAGCCCAGAAAGTATAATGAAAGATTTCGGTATAATCTTCATAACGCTAGGTGTAGGCATAGGTATATTAGGAAGCCTTAACTCACTAAAGAAATTATTGAAAGTTTAGGTGATTATTTGTTTAAAATAAAAATCGATTCTTATTCTATTAATAATTGCTTTAAGTTTTCAAAGCGTCTTTGCAGCAGGCAAGTTAAAGAATAAGAAAAATATCGATAAAAATTAATGAAACTAAAACTGAAATTAATATTAAGAAAAAGAGTCTAGCAGTGTATATAGCAAGATTTTAAAATATGGAAACAATATTTCTTCTATAAATCTAAGCATAAACAATCTAAATAAGTCGATAGAAGATACTGAGATTAAGATCAATCGAAAGAATGAAGAACTTCTTGACGCACAAGAAAGACTTAAAGAAAATGATTCCTTATTTAGAAAAGAATAAGAAGTATGTATATGAATACTGATGACAACTACATCACTGTATTACTTTCTTCAAAGTCACTTGACGATTACTTGTCTAAGAAGAATATGGTTCAAAGGATGGCTAAACGTGACAAGAAGCTTATAGAAAGTATTGAAAGCGAAGTAGACAATATAGTTGCATTGAAAACATCTTTAGAGTCACTAAAAACATCACAAGTTGATAATAAAAATAAGTTATCTAGTCAAAAAGATGAAGTTTCAAAGCTAAAGGTTGAACAAGAAAAGCAATTTAAGATTCTACAAAACGATATTGAAAAAGCTAAAAAGAGCTTAGCAAAGCTTGAGAAAGACTCAAGGAACCTTAGTGCACAAATATTAAAGTTGCAATCAAACACGAAAAAGTTTGTTGGTGGCAAGTTAGGATGGCCACTTCCTGGATACACAAGAATCAGCTCTCCATATGGCTACAGAACTCATCCTATATTAAAAATTACTAGATTGCATTCAGGTATAGATATACCTGCTCCTAATGGAACAAATATAGTTTCTGCTGCAGATGGTGTAGTTATATTTGCAGGTAAGTATGGCGGCTATGGCAATTTGATTTTAGTTGACCACGGCGGCAAGATTGTCACAGGCTATGCTCACTGTTCTAGACTACTTAAGAGTAAGGGAGCTAAGGTTAGAAAAGGAGAAGCGGTAGCCAAGGTTGGATCAACAGGATTTTCAACTGGTGCGCATCTACATTTTGAAGTAAGAAAGAATGGTAATTTTACAAATCCTATAAATTGGGTTAGGTAGTTTAAATATTGGAGGCAGAAATGAAATTAAAGAAGACATTAATAACATTATTAGTGCTAGCATTATTCTTAGTAAGTAATCTTATTTCATATAATGTCGGCAGCACTAATAATAAGACTGTCGATAAAAAGATAGTGGCTAAAAAAGAACTTGGAGAAAAACATAGTAATAAATTAAATGATGAGTATGTTTTAGAGAGAATTAATGAAGTCAAAAAGATGATCGACAAAAATTATTACAAAAATGCTGACGATTATGATGTTCTTATAGGCATGCTAAAGGGCGCTGTAAGCAGTTTAAATGACCCTTACTCATATTATATGACGGAAGAAGAATATAAAAAGTTTAATGAGGAAACTGATGGAGAATTTGCAGGTCTTGGTATATATGTAAGCGGTTCAATAGATGACAATCTAATTACTGTAGTCGCACCTATGAAGGGCACTCCTGCAGATAGAGCCGGATTGAAGACAGATGATAAGATTATAAAGATAAATGGTCAAGATTTTACTGCTGACAAGATGGATGATGCAGTTAGCATAAATGAGGAAAACCAGGAGAAAAGGTTAAGATAACTATTCTTAGAAGAGATGAAAATGGAAAGGCTAAATTCATAGACTTTGAGATAGTAAGAGATTATTAAAGTTCAAACAGTTTCGTCAAAATTGCTAAAAATAATATTGGATATATTCATATTACAGGTTTTGATACTCCAACATATAACGACTTTAATAAGCAGTATAAAGAACTTAAAAACAAGGAATGTGTAAACTTATACTAGATTTAAGAAACAACCCTGGAGGACTACTAAGCACATCTACAGAGGTAGTAAATACATTTTTAGATGGCGGCTTGATAATGTATACACTTGATAAGCAAAATAATAAGCAAACTATAAATGCTACTAAGGGTGCTGACGATGTAAAAATAGCCGTGCTTGTAAATAAAGGATCCGCTTCAGCTTCAGAGATAGTTGCAGGTGCATTGAAAGATAGGAAGAGAGCTACTATAATTGGTACTCAAACATTTGGTAAAGGCATTGTACAAACTGTATATAATATGCCAGATGGTGAAGGCTTAAAGCTTACAACAAGTGCATACTATACACCAAGTGGAGTTAATATACATGGAAAAGGCATAGCCCCAGATATTAACATAGAGCTAAATAAAGAAGTAAAATCGATATCTATAGACAATCTTAACAAAGATAATCAAATACAAAAGGCTATAGAAATATTAAATAAATAGGAGTAAAGACATGGCAAAAGAATTTGAATACGAAATATTAGAACAACTAGGAGAATTTTCCAACAATGGAAAAGGCATGATTAAAGAAGTAAATATCATTTCTTGGAATGGTGCTGATGGTAAAGTTGATATAAGAAACTGGAGAGAAGATCATAGCAGAATGGGCAAAGGTATATCTCTAACACATGAAGAGGCAAGAAGATTAAGAGATTTATTAAATGATATAGACTTAGGTTCAGATGATGAATCTAATGATGAAGAAATATAAGATATATAGATGAAAAAATATATATCGTTATTTGCTATACTCATCTCAATATTAATACTTAGTGCTTGCTCTAACGGTCCACTATTTATTAAAGATAGTGACAAGCGTTATGGCTTTGATGATATTGACACTCCAATAAATGACACAGAGGAGCTTGAATTAAGTGAGAATGCAGAGATTTCTTTTGTACTAAGGAAGATTAATTACTTAAAAGAAATCAATGTGCAAAACGATAGAGTAGAATTTGATAAAAACGATAGTTCATTATTAAGCATGGTTATTAAGCCATGCTTAACTGATGATATAGAGGTTTCTTCAGTAGTATATAAAAAGGGTAAGTTTCATATCTTGCTCAAGTCTAAGAAGAACTCAAAAAAGGTCTGTACTCCTTATATTAGTATCAAACTTCTTAACAAGCTTCCAGATGATATAGAAGCTGACGATTTTGTCATTGATAAGGAAAACATTAAAACTATTGATATAAAATATACCAAGGATAACGCAATTAACTATGTAAAACAAAAGTACAATTTGATTGCAAACACACCAGATTCTGCAGACCTTATATACAGATAAAGCTATATGGTTAATTAAGTATAAGTTTGTATATGATAAGAATGATTATGAGCATCCAATTAAAATATCAACATTAACTTTGATGCCAATCAGGGTAGAGTGTTATCGGTTAATGAAGAGGATATATCTAAGTTTATTGATAATGGAACTATTTTGCTCTTAACACAAAGTCTGCTTTCTACTACAACAAAAACTTGACAACAATAATAATATTTACATCTTTGATATTAAAATAAAGAGTCTAAGAAGATAATGTCTTTTGATGGATCGATAAAATCCATATATAAAAATAATGGTAATGACGATATACTAATTAACTTTAAAGATAGCTCTTCTAAGCTTAGAAGCGTTGTTTATTTTAAGAATAAAAAGAGTTTAAGTTTATAAATTACAAAGATGACTTAGATATTGTAGATGCAAACTTCAAGGGTAGTGATACTTTGCTTATAGTTAGCAAGGGAAGCATCAATGAAACAAAGATATTAGAACTTGATATTAATGATGAGAACTACATGAACTTATTTAGCGCTGAAGACAATATTATCAGAGCATCATACATTGGCGGATACTATGTTTACTTATCAAAGTACGATGTAAATCAAATGTTATACATTACAAAAGATTTCGAAGATTATGACTTTATAGATGAGGTAGAAAATTATTACTATAGTGATGAAAACTCCTTTGTATATAGGAATGATAATGAAATAGAAGGAGTAAGTTTATATGTATATAATCTTAATGAGAGATTTTATAAGAAGCTTATAAAGGAGATTACTTGTATATAGATAAGATTAATGATAAGTATATACTTGCTAAAAAGATACAAAGGCAGAGACTTATGATTTATTATCATGCAAATTGGATAATAATTTTAAGGAAGAGTTTTATTTAAAATGTTGACAATCTTAATCTATATTTAACAAACGATTTAAAGAAACTTTTAAGAGCACTAAGGTAATAGATAAGAATTATACAAAGAACATTATTTACGAGATAAATATTAGTAAAGGTGAAGAATAGTGAAGTTTAAATTAAAGTCAGATTATAAAGCAACTGGGCATCAGCCTAAGGCTATCGATTCATTAGCTAAAGGCATTGAACAAGGTTATAAAGATCAAGTTTTGCTAGGCGTAACGGGTTCTGGTAAAACTTTTACTATGGCCAATATTATAGAAAAGACGCAAAGGCCTGCACTAGTAATCGCGCACAATAAAACCCTTGCGTATCAATTATATAGTGAGTTTAAAGAATTCTTTCCAGAGAATTCTGTTGAGTTTTTTATAAGTTACTATGATTACTATCAACCAGAGGCTTACGTTGCATCTACTGACACATACATTGCAAAGGATAGTCAGATAAATGATGATATAGATGAGCTTAGGCACTCTGCAACAGCTGCTTTATTTGAACGTAAAGACGTAATTATAGTTGCATCAGTTTCGTGTATATATGGCTTAGGAGACCCTATTGACTATGAGAAATTGATGGTTTCTTTAAGACCGCAAATGCAAATTTCAAGAGACGATGTAATTAAGAAACTAATCAGTATACAGTATGTCAGAAATGATCTTAATTTTATAAGAGGCACCTTTAGAGTCAGAGGAGATATACTGGATATCTTTCCAGCATCAGAAAAGACCAATGCTTTTAGAATAGAGTTCTTTGGAGATGAGATAGATAAGATACTTGAGATTGACTCATTAACTGGAGAGATTGTAGGTACTAGAGTGCACGTATCAATCTTCCCAGCATCACACTATGCGACAACTGATGATAAAATTAAGAATGCGATTGAGAGCATAAAACTAGAGCTAGATGATAGACTTAAGTGGCTACACGAGCAAGGTAAACTCGTTGAAGAACAAAGACTTAAAGAAAGAACTAACTATGACTTAGAAATGCTTAACGAAATCGGCTTTTGCTCAGGTATAGAAAACTATTCTAGACACTTATCACAAAGAAAGCCTGGATCAAGACCATATACTTTGATAGACTACTTTCCAAAGAATTTCATAACTTTTATAGATGAGTCGCATGTAAGTGTGCCACAAATAAGGGCGATGTACGAGGGAGACAGATCTAGAAAGACTTCATTGGTTGATTATGGCTTTAGACTTCCAAGTGCACTAGACAACAGACCTTTAAAGTTTACTGAGTTTGAGTCTATGATGAATCAGGTGATATATGTTAGCGCTACACCTGCACAATATGAGATTGATAAGTCTAAAAATACAGTTGAGCAAGTAATAAGACCTACTGGCTTACTTGACCCAATCATTGAAGTTAGACCTACTAAAGGTCAAATTGATGACTTAATAAAAGAAATTAAGATTAGAGCAAAGAAAGATGAGAGAGTTTTAATAACAACCCTTACTAAGAAGATGGCTGAGGACTTAACAAAATACCTAGAGGAGCTTGGCATAGCAGTTACTTATATGCATTCTGACGTTACAGCCATAGATAGAATGCAGATAATTAAAGACTTAAGAGAGAAGAAGTATGACTGCTTGGTTGGTATAAACCTACTTAGGGAAGGACTTGACTTACCTGAAGTTTCCTTGGTAGCAATACTTGATGCAGATAAGGAAGGCTTTTTGCGTAGTGAAACATCATTAGTTCAAACAGCAGGTAGAACAGCTAGAAATGCCAACGGACTTGTAATAATGTACGCTGATACCATCACTAAGTCCATGGAAAACGCAATAAATGAGACCGCAAGAAGAAGAAAGATACAAAGTAAGTATAATGAAGAAAACCATATAACTCCAAAGACTATTAAGAAGTCGATTAGAGATGTAATTGAAGTAACTAAGGCTATGGATGATGGTGAAAAATATACTTATAGTACTAAGGGCGTACAAGATAAGATTAATAAATTAAAGAAAAAGATGAACAAGGCGGCAAAGGATCTTAATTTTGAAGATGCTGCTAAGTATAGAGATATGATAGAAGAGTTGAAGAAGGAGGAACTATTCATTGGAGAATAAAATAATTGTTAGAGGTGCCAATGAAAATAATTTAAAGAATTTAGATATTGAGATACCGAGAAATAAATTCGTAGTTATAACTGGACTTTCTGGATCTGGTAAGTCTTCGCTTGCTTTTGACACGATATATGCTGAAGGACAAAGAAGGTACGTAGAGAGTCTTTCCAGCTATGCGAGAATGTTCTTAGGCAATACTACTAAACCAAATGTTGAGTTTATAAGTGGACTTAGTCCATCCATATCCATAGATCAAAAGACTACAAGCAATAACCCAAGATCGACAGTAGGTACGGTTACTGAAATTTATGATTATCTAAGACTTTTATACGCAAGAGTAGGACAGATATATTGTCCTAGTTGTGGCAAGAAGATTACATCACAAACTATTGATCAAATTGCAGATATAATCATGAGTCATAAAGAAGGACAAAAGATTTATGTATTAGCACCAATCGTTAGAGGACAAAAAGGACAACATAAAAAAATTTTAGAACAAATACAAAAAGACGGCTTTGTGAGATATATCTTAGATGGAGAAATGCACGACATTACTGATATGCCTGAGATAGATAAGAACAAAAAGCATGACATAGACATAGTTATAGATAGACTAGTTATAAAAGATGGTATATTATCTAGATTAACTGGTTCACTTGAAACAGCAACACATTATTCTAATGGACTTGTAAAGATAAACTATCTAGATTTGTATGAAAAGTCTTATTCTACTAAGTATGCATGCATTGACTGCGGGATATCATTTGATGAGCTATCAACAAGATTATTTTCATTTAATAGTCCTTTTGGCATGTGTGAAAGGTGCAATGGACTTGGATACTTTAGAAGTATTGACAAGGATTTAGTTATACCAGATTATTCTTTATCGTTAGAAGAAGGCGTTATAGAGCCATTTAAGAGCGCAAAAAAAGGCACTTACTATTATAAGATATTTAAGTTTATACTAGATAAATATAATTTTAAAGAAGATGAGCCATTTACTAAAGCGCCTAAAAAGATGATTGACGATATATTAAATGGAACTGATTATAATGTAAAGTTTAAATACCATTCATTGTTTACAAAAACATCAAAAGATTTCAACAAGAAGTGGCCAGGTGTTTTATCTGTCATGATGGATAGATTAACAAATTCTATGTCTCAAGCAATTAGAGATAACACTGAAGAATATGTAGAAGAAGTTGAATGCCCAGAGTGTCATGGAGCAAGACTAAAGAATGAAGCACTTGCAGTTAGAGTTGGTGACTTAAACATATATGAATTCACACAGCTTAGCATAAAAGATGAGCTAGAATATATAAATAATTTAAAGCTAAATGATACAGAAGCGAAAATTGCCGAACAGATACTTATTGAAATTAAAAAGAGACTTTCATTCTTAATAACTGTTGGTCTTGACTACTTAAATCTTTCAAGAATGGCTAAGACGCTATCAGGTGGCGAAGCACAAAGAATAAGGCTTGCAACACAGATAGGATCAGCCCTAGTTGGTGTTATATATGTTTTGGACGAGCCATCCATAGGTTTACATCAAAGAGATAATTTAAAGCTAATACAGGCACTTAGAGAGCTAACAGATGCAGGAAATACTTTACTTGTTGTCGAGCACGACGAAGAGATTATGCATCATTGTGATGAGATTATAGATATTGGACCAGGCGCAGGCATTCATGGCGGAGAGCTTGTTGTTCAAGGCAATATAAAGAAAGTTATGAAGTGCAAAAAATCAATTACGGGCGATTATTTATCAGGCAGAAAGAAGATCCCTGTAAAGGATGAATACAGAAAAAGTGATAAAAATAATATCTTGAAAGTTATAGGAGCTAGCGAAAACAACCTTAAAAATATAGATATTTTAGTGCCATTAAGTGAGTTTGTTACTGTTACAGGTGTATCTGGCTCTGGAAAATCAACACTTGTAAACGACATTATATATAAATCTCTTGCTCAAAAGATAAATAAATCAAAGTATAAGCCAGGTAAGAGAAAAGCTGTTGAAGGCATTGAAAATATAGATAAGGTTGTAGTAATTGATCAAAGCCCAATAGGCAGAACACCAAGATCAAATCCTGCGACATATACTGGCACTTTTGATCTTATAAGAGATGTCTTTGCCATGACTCAAGAGGCAAAGATGAGGGGCTATGAAAAGGGTAGATTCTCTTTCAATGTGAAAGGCGGTCGCTGTGAAGCATGTAAGGGCGATGGTATATTAAAGGTTGAGATGCATTTCTTACCAGATGTCTATGTACCTTGCGAGGTATGTAAAGGTAAGAGATACAATAGAGAAACTCTTGAAGTTAAGTTTAAAGATAAAACAATTGCCGACGTACTAGATATGACAGTTGAAGAGGGACTTAAATTTTTTGAAAATCAACCGCGTATTGCAAAGAAACTACAAACGCTTTATGATGTAGGACTTGGATATATTAAGATCGGACAAAGTTCAACAGAATTATCTGGCGGTGAAGCTCAAAGGGTTAAGCTTGCTACAGAGCTTTCGAAGAAGTCAACTGGTAGAACTATATATATACTTGATGAACCAACAACAGGTCTACATTCACATGATGTTGCTAAGTTAATAAAAGTTTTAAACACCTTAGTTGACCAAAATAACTCTGTACTTGTTATAGAACACAACTTAGACGTAATAAAACAATCTGATTATATAATAGACCTTGGACCAGAAGGCGGAGATATGGGTGGAACAGTTGTTGCGACAGGTACACCTATCGAAGTAGCCCAAAATGAAAATTCATATACTGGAAAATTCTTGAAAGATATATTTATAAAGGAAGGAAAGCTAGATTAGATTAAATCAGAGGACTATAGGGTATATTACTAATACGGAGGTATTTATGAAAAGAAACTTTCTTAAAATATAATAATATTCTTATTAGTTCAAATATTTTCTTGCAACTTGTAAATGTTAAAGCAATATCTAAGCCTGAGCATAGTTTTGTTAAAGATGGAGCAAATATTATCTCACAAGATACAGTTGATTATATTAATGAAACTAATGAGAAGATGAAGGACTATGGCAGTCAAGTCGCTGTATTGACGCTCGATAGTTTGAACGGTAGAGATATAGAATCTCTTTCGAACAAAGTATTTAGAGATTGGGGCATAGGAGACAAGAAAAAGAACAACGGAGTACTTTTACTTGTTAGTTTAAACGACAGGCAAGTAAGAATTGAAGTTGGTTATGGTCTTGAAGGCGCAATAAATGATGCTAGAGCTGGTAGAATAATAAGAAATATAATTAGACCAAACTTTCAAAATAAAGATTATGATAAAGGAATTAGAGATGCCTTCGATAGTATCATTTATTATATAGGCAAGGAATATAATGTAGTGTTTCAAGATATAGATATTAATAAATTGGAACATGCGGATGATGATTATATAAGTATACCTATAATAATATTTGCGATAATTATTTTATACTTTTAACATCTAGACTCAATAGATATAGATATATCTTTGGTAGAAGAGGTAGAATGTTTAGAAGGCGTAGAGGCATTTTTGATGACGATGATCCATTTGGAGGCTTCTTCGGAGGATCAGGAGGGTCTGGTGGATTTGGTGGCTTCGGTGAGTCCGGCGGAGGCTTTGGAGGAGGCTCCTCTGGAGGAGGTGGAGCATCAGGTTCTTGGTAAATTTTAGATAAAGGAGAATTGAAATGGAAGAAAAAAGACAAAGAAGAGGTAGATTTTCACCACTTTTAATTATACTAGGAATAGTAATTGCATTAGGTGGTTTGATAGCATTTAAGTATAATGGCCTAGTTAACAAACAGGAGAACGTTAATAAAACTTGGGCAGAAGTTCAAACTCAATATCAAAGGAGAGCTGATCTTATACCAAACTTAGTTGAAACAGTTAAGGGCTATGCAAAACACGAAGAGGAAACACTTGAAAATATAGCTAAACTTAGAAGTGGATATACAGATGCAAAAACACCTGAAGATTATGAAAAGCTTGATACAGAACTAGCAAAGAATATTAACATTGTTGTAGAAAACTATCCAGATTTAAAAGCTAATGAAAATTTCCTAAGTTTACAAGACGAACTTGCAGGAACTGAAAACAGGATAGCAGTTGCTAGACGCGACTTTAATAATGAAGCTACAGAGTTTAATAAATCTGTTAGGACTTTTCCTAACAATATCTTTGCATCAATCTTAGGTTTTGATAAGTTTAAAACATTCGAGGCTCAAGCAGGAGCAGAGAACGCGCCAAGCGTTAATTTTGGCAAATAATCCAGTAAAAGTCAAACTTTGACTATGTTTGACTTTTATTGTGTATTTAAGTAAAATATTTATTTACTTATAACGATATTAGTGATATAATAACAACATAAGTAATTTTAAGGAGTGAATTAAGTGAAAGTTAATTTTGACAAAAAGAAAAATAAAGTTTACTTTAATGTAGACGTTGATTGGAAGGAATTTGAACCAAAATAGACGAAGCTTATAAGAAAATAAGATCAAAATTCAATATTCCTGGATTTAGAAAAGGTAAAGTACCTAAAATGATTATTGAACAAAACTATGGAGTTCAAGTATTCTATGATGAAGCAATAAATATAATGCTTCAAGAAATCTATCCAAAAGCTTTAGAAGAGTTGGATCTTAAAGTTGTTGATC comes from Fenollaria sporofastidiosus and encodes:
- a CDS encoding S41 family peptidase, with protein sequence MKLKKTLITLLVLALFLVSNLISYNVGSTNNKTVDKKIVAKKELGEKHSNKLNDEYVLERINEVKKMIDKNYYKNADDYDVLIGMLKGAVSSLNDPYSYYMTEEEYKKFNEETDGEFAGLGIYVSGSIDDNLITVVAPMKGTPADRAGLKTDDKIIKINGQDFTADKMDDAVSINEENQEKRLR
- the uvrB gene encoding excinuclease ABC subunit UvrB, with protein sequence MVKFKLKSDYKATGHQPKAIDSLAKGIEQGYKDQVLLGVTGSGKTFTMANIIEKTQRPALVIAHNKTLAYQLYSEFKEFFPENSVEFFISYYDYYQPEAYVASTDTYIAKDSQINDDIDELRHSATAALFERKDVIIVASVSCIYGLGDPIDYEKLMVSLRPQMQISRDDVIKKLISIQYVRNDLNFIRGTFRVRGDILDIFPASEKTNAFRIEFFGDEIDKILEIDSLTGEIVGTRVHVSIFPASHYATTDDKIKNAIESIKLELDDRLKWLHEQGKLVEEQRLKERTNYDLEMLNEIGFCSGIENYSRHLSQRKPGSRPYTLIDYFPKNFITFIDESHVSVPQIRAMYEGDRSRKTSLVDYGFRLPSALDNRPLKFTEFESMMNQVIYVSATPAQYEIDKSKNTVEQVIRPTGLLDPIIEVRPTKGQIDDLIKEIKIRAKKDERVLITTLTKKMAEDLTKYLEELGIAVTYMHSDVTAIDRMQIIKDLREKKYDCLVGINLLREGLDLPEVSLVAILDADKEGFLRSETSLVQTAGRTARNANGLVIMYADTITKSMENAINETARRRKIQSKYNEENHITPKTIKKSIRDVIEVTKAMDDGEKYTYSTKGVQDKINKLKKKMNKAAKDLNFEDAAKYRDMIEELKKEELFIGE
- a CDS encoding LptM family lipoprotein, which translates into the protein MKKYISLFAILISILILSACSNGPLFIKDSDKRYGFDDIDTPINDTEELELSENAEISFVLRKINYLKEINVQNDRVEFDKNDSSLLSMVIKPCLTDDIEVSSVVYKKGKFHILLKSKKNSKKVCTPYISIKLLNKLPDDIEADDFVIDKENIKTIDIKYTKDNAINYVKQKYNLIANTPDSADLIYR
- a CDS encoding 5-formyltetrahydrofolate cyclo-ligase, whose translation is MAFASFGTEVNTHDFIKTSLASGKRIILPISIKEDRSLFLQEIKSFDELKKGTYGILEPEMKENFDRSKLDLVIVPGVAFDHRGYRMGYGGGYYDRFLSSLDKRTKIIAINFEELYVYRVIISRFDMKVPVLITDRKIRNFQRRTL
- the ftsX gene encoding permease-like cell division protein FtsX gives rise to the protein MKFREMINIIKDGFKGIIRHFSMAFASVISILSVLLILASVLIIVLSVNKLVGDTKERINEVKVFLLDGVDDEGVKDLEAKIKDISGVKEVKFISKEEGLESMFKDWENKSYLFEEYKEDNPLPNAFKVTVTDIENINDVAKAIGNLPGIEMVRYLSEEVVNLLKISKYMQIGGFGLVVALIFISIFLISNTIKLSINSRRKEIEIMKYVGATNNYITGPYVFEGILIGLIASILAMLFLKFAYTYFYSYLNGSSSNLFRNALVSPESIMKDFGIIFITLGVGIGILGSLNSLKKLLKV
- a CDS encoding murein hydrolase activator EnvC family protein, with the translated sequence MNTDDNYITVLLSSKSLDDYLSKKNMVQRMAKRDKKLIESIESEVDNIVALKTSLESLKTSQVDNKNKLSSQKDEVSKLKVEQEKQFKILQNDIEKAKKSLAKLEKDSRNLSAQILKLQSNTKKFVGGKLGWPLPGYTRISSPYGYRTHPILKITRLHSGIDIPAPNGTNIVSAADGVVIFAGKYGGYGNLILVDHGGKIVTGYAHCSRLLKSKGAKVRKGEAVAKVGSTGFSTGAHLHFEVRKNGNFTNPINWVR
- a CDS encoding S41 family peptidase; the protein is MCKLILDLRNNPGGLLSTSTEVVNTFLDGGLIMYTLDKQNNKQTINATKGADDVKIAVLVNKGSASASEIVAGALKDRKRATIIGTQTFGKGIVQTVYNMPDGEGLKLTTSAYYTPSGVNIHGKGIAPDINIELNKEVKSISIDNLNKDNQIQKAIEILNK
- a CDS encoding YdbC family protein, producing MAKEFEYEILEQLGEFSNNGKGMIKEVNIISWNGADGKVDIRNWREDHSRMGKGISLTHEEARRLRDLLNDIDLGSDDESNDEEI